The Halogeometricum rufum genome has a segment encoding these proteins:
- a CDS encoding DUF6517 family protein → MDGEQGQRPDRNDRTDSDGRRRGRRAFLGLTAAAGVSTLAGCSTTSGTVSAARRPPSVPESRLAEGGWEQVDDVTRDPAFEESFGPVTVTAATRTLLYEDAALRAAIAEKTLGQAATQFSTFFASRVTFDPDLTSLPAGAGRQQLLDQVESQSRTQFRNRLQEAGLAPVERVDTGTFDVAGGASARLTEYEATFAFEGFSVGVGEEEITIEGGEIAVSGHLAAWIANDSVLVAGGAFPAENFARAVTKSPSEAIELSVDIDLGLTPAAYREELFGLMRRVE, encoded by the coding sequence ATGGATGGGGAGCAAGGGCAGAGACCCGACCGGAACGACCGAACCGACAGCGACGGGCGCAGACGCGGCAGACGCGCGTTCCTCGGCCTCACGGCCGCCGCGGGCGTCTCCACGCTCGCCGGGTGTAGCACCACGTCGGGGACGGTGAGCGCGGCGCGACGGCCGCCGAGCGTGCCGGAGAGTCGGCTGGCCGAGGGGGGATGGGAACAGGTAGACGACGTGACACGGGACCCGGCGTTCGAGGAGTCGTTCGGGCCGGTGACGGTGACGGCGGCCACGCGGACGCTCCTGTACGAGGACGCCGCCCTCCGCGCGGCGATAGCGGAGAAGACGCTCGGACAGGCGGCCACGCAGTTCTCGACGTTCTTCGCCTCGCGCGTGACGTTCGACCCCGACCTGACGAGTCTCCCCGCCGGCGCGGGGCGGCAGCAACTGCTCGACCAGGTGGAGTCGCAGTCGCGGACGCAGTTCCGGAACCGACTGCAGGAGGCCGGACTCGCACCCGTCGAACGGGTTGACACGGGGACGTTCGACGTGGCCGGCGGCGCGTCGGCGCGCCTGACCGAGTACGAGGCGACGTTCGCGTTCGAGGGGTTCTCCGTCGGCGTCGGCGAGGAGGAGATAACCATCGAGGGCGGCGAGATAGCCGTCTCGGGGCACCTCGCGGCGTGGATCGCGAACGACTCCGTCCTCGTCGCCGGCGGAGCTTTCCCCGCCGAGAACTTCGCCCGCGCGGTGACGAAGTCGCCCTCGGAGGCAATCGAACTCAGCGTCGACATCGACCTCGGCCTGACGCCGGCGGCGTACCGCGAGGAACTGTTCGGTCTGATGCGCCGCGTCGAGTAG
- a CDS encoding translation initiation factor IF-2 subunit gamma — protein sequence MTQNPQQPEVNIGLVGHVDHGKTTLVQALSGSWTDQHSEEMKRGISIRLGYADATFRQIPGADPPECYTVEETDEDGNETEVLRTVSFVDAPGHETLMATMLSGAAIMDGAVLVVSATEEVPQAQTEEHLMALDIIGIDNIVVAQNKVDLVDRDRAVENYEQIQEFVKGTVAEDAPIVPISAQQEVNIDLLIDAIEREIPTPERDETKAARMFTARSFDINRPGTTWEDLSGGVIGGSVVEGKLTKGEELELRPGREVEEGGQTEWKPITTDIRSLQAGGQMSDEVRPGGLCGVGTGLDPSLTKGDALAGQVAGEPGSLPPTREEFTMDVELLNRVVGEDEETVEEISTGEPLMLTVGTATTVGAVTSARTGEAEVSLKRPVCAAAGAKIAINRRVGARWRLIGIGTLK from the coding sequence GTGACACAAAACCCACAACAACCGGAGGTGAACATCGGACTGGTCGGTCACGTAGACCACGGCAAGACGACGCTCGTGCAGGCGTTATCGGGCTCGTGGACGGACCAGCACTCCGAGGAGATGAAACGCGGCATCTCCATCCGCCTCGGCTACGCCGACGCGACGTTCCGACAGATTCCCGGCGCCGACCCGCCGGAGTGCTACACCGTCGAGGAGACGGACGAGGACGGCAACGAGACGGAGGTCCTGCGCACCGTCTCGTTCGTCGACGCGCCCGGTCACGAGACGCTGATGGCGACGATGTTGTCCGGGGCGGCCATCATGGACGGCGCCGTCCTCGTCGTGAGTGCGACCGAGGAGGTGCCGCAGGCGCAGACCGAAGAGCACCTGATGGCGCTGGACATCATCGGCATCGACAACATCGTGGTCGCGCAGAACAAGGTCGACCTCGTGGACCGCGACCGCGCGGTCGAGAACTACGAGCAGATTCAGGAGTTCGTGAAGGGCACGGTGGCCGAGGACGCACCCATCGTCCCCATCAGCGCCCAGCAGGAGGTGAACATCGACCTCCTCATCGACGCCATCGAGCGCGAGATTCCGACGCCCGAACGCGACGAGACGAAGGCCGCGCGGATGTTCACCGCTCGCTCGTTCGACATCAACCGCCCCGGGACGACGTGGGAGGACCTCTCCGGCGGCGTCATCGGCGGGTCCGTCGTCGAGGGGAAACTGACGAAGGGCGAGGAACTCGAACTCCGCCCCGGCCGAGAGGTCGAAGAGGGCGGGCAGACCGAGTGGAAGCCCATCACCACCGACATCCGGTCGCTGCAGGCGGGCGGACAGATGAGCGACGAGGTCCGCCCCGGCGGCCTCTGCGGCGTCGGGACCGGTCTCGACCCCAGTCTGACGAAGGGTGACGCCCTCGCCGGTCAGGTCGCGGGCGAACCCGGGTCGCTGCCGCCGACGCGCGAGGAGTTCACGATGGACGTGGAACTGCTCAACCGCGTGGTCGGCGAGGACGAGGAGACCGTCGAGGAGATTTCGACGGGCGAACCGCTGATGCTCACCGTGGGCACGGCGACCACCGTCGGCGCGGTGACGAGTGCGCGCACGGGCGAGGCCGAAGTCTCGCTGAAGCGCCCCGTCTGCGCCGCCGCCGGTGCGAAGATAGCCATCAACCGCCGCGTCGGCGCGCGGTGGCGACTCATCGGTATCGGGACGCTGAAGTGA
- a CDS encoding PIN domain-containing protein, which yields MTTETRHRTDSEADAGGDAATTTVVLDTNALMMPVELDVRLFDELDRLLAANVDLVVPAPVVGELEKLSAGAGTEGVAASVGSDLAADRCRVVDTDATYADDAVVELAERGFDCVVTNDKPLRDRLLERGVRVIGIRGHHKLDITEP from the coding sequence GTGACGACAGAGACACGACACCGGACGGACAGCGAGGCTGACGCGGGCGGTGACGCAGCGACGACGACGGTCGTCCTCGACACCAACGCGCTGATGATGCCCGTCGAACTCGACGTTCGCCTGTTCGACGAACTCGACCGACTGCTCGCCGCGAACGTAGACCTCGTGGTGCCGGCGCCCGTCGTCGGGGAGTTAGAGAAACTCTCCGCGGGTGCCGGGACCGAGGGCGTCGCTGCGAGCGTCGGGTCGGACCTCGCGGCCGACCGGTGCCGTGTCGTCGACACCGACGCGACGTACGCGGACGACGCCGTGGTCGAACTCGCCGAACGCGGCTTCGACTGCGTCGTTACGAACGACAAACCCCTTCGCGACCGACTGCTCGAACGCGGCGTACGGGTAATCGGTATAAGGGGGCACCACAAACTGGACATAACAGAGCCTTAG
- a CDS encoding DNA-directed RNA polymerase — protein sequence MYKRVRLKDTVEVPPEHLADVTPQRVKRLLQDKLEGRMDEDVGSVVSVTNVHDIGEGTVLPGRAGVYYEAEFDAVTFDPDMQEVIDGQVVEVVEFGAFVGIGPVDGLLHVSQISDEYLAYDGENQQLASTESNRTLAVGDSVRVRVVTKSIDERNPRDSKIGLTAKQPGLGKHGWLESDRQASEAATEAEGR from the coding sequence ATGTACAAACGGGTACGACTCAAAGACACAGTGGAGGTTCCGCCGGAGCATCTCGCTGACGTGACCCCGCAACGGGTCAAGCGACTCCTGCAGGACAAACTTGAAGGACGGATGGACGAAGACGTCGGGAGCGTCGTGAGCGTCACCAACGTTCACGACATCGGCGAAGGGACGGTTCTCCCCGGGCGCGCGGGCGTCTACTACGAGGCCGAGTTCGACGCGGTCACCTTCGACCCCGACATGCAGGAGGTCATCGACGGACAGGTCGTCGAAGTCGTGGAGTTCGGTGCCTTCGTCGGCATCGGCCCCGTCGACGGGCTGCTACACGTCTCGCAGATCTCCGACGAGTACCTCGCCTACGACGGCGAGAACCAACAGCTCGCCTCGACGGAGTCGAACCGCACGCTCGCCGTCGGCGACTCCGTGCGCGTTCGCGTCGTCACCAAGAGCATCGACGAACGCAACCCGCGCGACTCGAAGATCGGTCTCACGGCGAAACAGCCCGGCCTCGGCAAACACGGCTGGCTGGAGTCGGACCGACAGGCCAGCGAGGCCGCGACCGAAGCGGAGGGTCGATAG
- the spt4 gene encoding transcription elongation factor subunit Spt4: protein MAKPRLACRECHYINMPDSQACESCGSSSLTEDWAGYVVITHPEESEIATEMNVTEAGGYALKVR, encoded by the coding sequence ATGGCCAAGCCGCGTCTGGCCTGCCGCGAGTGCCACTACATCAACATGCCCGACTCGCAGGCGTGCGAGAGTTGCGGGTCGTCCAGCCTCACCGAGGACTGGGCGGGGTACGTGGTCATCACCCACCCCGAGGAGAGCGAAATCGCGACGGAGATGAACGTGACCGAAGCCGGCGGCTACGCGCTGAAGGTCAGATAG
- a CDS encoding GTP-dependent dephospho-CoA kinase family protein, which translates to MLRLPADLRGEFKEPFGSLYTDTEALLADAGTPLVAVGDVVTYHLRTAGRVPDVAVVDGLTKRSAVDEAVRRELSDPESRLDVANPAGEITGALADALVDALAADGPVTVVVDGEEDLATPPAVVAAPVGASVVYGQPDEGMVLVEVTDEAKAEMRSLLRRMDGDAAALLSRLEP; encoded by the coding sequence ATGCTCCGGCTTCCAGCGGACCTGCGCGGCGAGTTCAAGGAGCCGTTCGGCTCGCTCTACACCGACACCGAGGCGTTGCTGGCGGACGCCGGAACGCCGCTCGTCGCCGTCGGCGACGTGGTCACCTACCACCTGCGGACGGCCGGTCGGGTGCCGGACGTCGCCGTCGTCGACGGCCTGACGAAGCGGTCGGCCGTCGACGAGGCGGTGCGGCGGGAGCTGTCGGACCCCGAGTCGCGACTGGACGTGGCGAACCCCGCGGGCGAGATAACCGGCGCGCTCGCCGACGCCCTCGTCGACGCCCTCGCCGCGGACGGCCCCGTGACCGTCGTCGTCGACGGCGAGGAGGACCTGGCGACGCCGCCGGCCGTCGTCGCCGCGCCCGTCGGAGCCAGCGTCGTCTACGGCCAACCCGACGAGGGAATGGTGCTGGTCGAAGTGACCGACGAGGCGAAGGCCGAGATGCGGTCGCTGCTCCGGCGGATGGACGGGGACGCGGCGGCGTTGCTCTCGCGTCTCGAACCGTGA
- a CDS encoding 30S ribosomal protein S24e yields MEIEVISEDENPMLHRTDVRFEVVHEEATPSRLSVRDSLAAKLNKDSDEVVIHALDTKFGMRKTAGYAKVYESPEFARDVEQDYMLDRNKIEAEDGEPEAEAEEA; encoded by the coding sequence ATGGAAATCGAAGTCATCTCCGAAGACGAGAACCCCATGTTGCACCGAACGGACGTTCGGTTCGAAGTCGTCCACGAGGAAGCCACGCCCTCCCGTCTGTCCGTCCGCGACAGCCTCGCGGCGAAACTGAACAAGGACTCCGACGAAGTCGTCATCCACGCGCTCGACACGAAGTTCGGCATGCGCAAGACGGCCGGCTACGCGAAGGTGTACGAGTCGCCGGAGTTCGCCCGCGACGTCGAACAGGACTACATGCTCGACCGGAACAAGATCGAAGCCGAAGACGGCGAACCCGAGGCGGAAGCCGAGGAAGCCTGA
- a CDS encoding bifunctional N(6)-L-threonylcarbamoyladenine synthase/serine/threonine protein kinase, which yields MRIVGIEGTAWAASAALFDTATDEVIIESDPYQPDSGGIHPREAAEHMGEAIPAVVETVLDRAAETADGDGPAVDGVAFSRGPGLGPCLRIVGTAARALAQTLDVPLVGVNHMVAHLEIGRHGSGFDSPVCLNASGANAHLLGYHNGRYRVLGETMDTGVGNAIDKFTRHVGWTHPGGPKVEAAAEDGEYCDLPYVVKGMDFSFSGIMSAAKDAYDDGVPVEDVCFGLQETIFAMLTEVAERALSLTGTDELVLGGGVGQNQRLREMLAEMCEQRGAAFYAPEPRFLRDNAGMIAVLGARMLAAGDTLAVPDSSVDPNFRPDQVPVTWRDDEESVARDPTAADEIRGAEATVTFEDGTVVKRRVPKTYRHPELDNRLRTERTRAEARLTSLARRAGVPTPVIRDVDPAEGVIVFEAVGETDLAGALTEARCRRVGEHLATIHDAGFVHGDPTTRNVRVDDDRTYLIDFGLGYHTGHVEDHAMDLHVFGQSVEGTADDPEPLLRAFEDGYAAVARADEGESFDPDSDALTRLRQVEGRGRYQ from the coding sequence ATGCGCATCGTAGGTATCGAAGGCACCGCGTGGGCCGCCAGCGCCGCGCTCTTCGACACGGCGACCGACGAGGTAATCATCGAATCCGACCCGTACCAGCCCGACAGCGGCGGCATCCACCCGCGCGAGGCCGCCGAGCACATGGGCGAGGCCATCCCCGCCGTCGTCGAGACGGTGCTGGACCGCGCCGCCGAGACGGCCGACGGCGACGGCCCCGCCGTCGACGGCGTCGCGTTCTCGCGCGGCCCCGGACTCGGCCCGTGCCTCCGCATCGTCGGCACCGCCGCTCGCGCACTCGCTCAGACGCTGGACGTCCCGCTGGTCGGCGTCAACCACATGGTCGCCCACCTCGAAATCGGGCGCCACGGCTCGGGGTTCGACTCCCCGGTCTGTCTGAACGCCTCCGGAGCGAACGCGCACCTCCTCGGCTACCACAACGGCCGGTACCGCGTCCTCGGGGAGACGATGGACACCGGCGTCGGCAACGCCATCGACAAGTTCACCCGACACGTCGGCTGGACCCACCCCGGAGGACCGAAAGTCGAGGCGGCCGCGGAGGACGGCGAGTACTGCGACCTGCCGTACGTCGTGAAGGGGATGGACTTCTCGTTCTCGGGCATCATGTCAGCCGCGAAGGACGCCTACGACGACGGCGTCCCCGTCGAGGACGTCTGTTTCGGCCTGCAGGAGACGATATTCGCCATGCTGACCGAAGTCGCAGAGCGTGCGCTGTCGCTGACCGGGACGGACGAACTCGTCCTCGGCGGCGGCGTCGGCCAGAACCAGCGGTTGCGGGAGATGCTCGCGGAGATGTGCGAGCAACGCGGCGCGGCGTTCTACGCGCCCGAACCGCGGTTCCTCCGCGACAACGCCGGGATGATAGCCGTCCTCGGCGCGCGGATGCTCGCCGCGGGCGACACCCTGGCCGTCCCCGACTCGTCGGTGGACCCGAACTTCCGCCCCGACCAGGTGCCGGTGACGTGGCGCGACGACGAGGAGTCCGTCGCCCGCGACCCGACAGCCGCGGACGAGATTCGCGGCGCGGAGGCGACGGTGACGTTCGAGGACGGCACCGTCGTCAAGCGCCGGGTGCCGAAGACGTACCGCCATCCGGAACTGGACAACAGACTGCGCACGGAGCGAACGCGCGCGGAGGCACGCCTGACGAGTCTGGCCCGTCGCGCCGGCGTCCCGACGCCGGTGATACGCGACGTGGACCCAGCCGAGGGCGTCATCGTCTTCGAGGCGGTCGGCGAGACGGACCTCGCGGGCGCGTTGACCGAGGCGCGGTGTCGGCGGGTCGGCGAGCACCTCGCCACCATCCACGACGCCGGGTTCGTCCACGGGGACCCGACGACGCGCAACGTCCGGGTGGACGACGACCGGACGTACCTCATCGACTTCGGACTGGGCTACCACACGGGCCACGTCGAGGACCACGCGATGGACCTGCACGTGTTCGGCCAGAGCGTCGAGGGCACCGCGGACGACCCCGAACCCCTCCTGCGCGCGTTCGAGGACGGGTACGCCGCCGTCGCACGCGCGGACGAGGGCGAGTCGTTCGACCCGGACTCGGACGCGCTGACGCGCCTCCGGCAGGTCGAGGGGCGCGGTCGGTACCAGTAG
- a CDS encoding DUF5808 domain-containing protein, with product MADKPQKGEILGVPYNFERPSLGRMLSSYWKPGEKMLVKKPFGIGYTLNLANWRSWVVVVVVGALLWQERSSSATGPDLEDEDEDDGPVEVIVD from the coding sequence ATGGCAGACAAACCGCAGAAAGGAGAAATTCTCGGCGTGCCGTACAACTTCGAGCGCCCGTCGCTCGGCCGGATGCTCTCGTCGTACTGGAAGCCCGGCGAGAAGATGCTCGTGAAGAAGCCGTTCGGTATCGGCTACACGCTGAACCTCGCGAACTGGCGGTCGTGGGTCGTCGTCGTCGTCGTCGGTGCCCTCCTCTGGCAGGAGCGCAGTTCCTCCGCCACGGGACCGGACCTCGAAGACGAGGACGAGGACGACGGACCCGTCGAAGTCATCGTCGACTGA
- a CDS encoding non-canonical purine NTP pyrophosphatase, translated as MLRYVTTNPGKVREALQYLDDGVEQLDYDYTEVQASELGPIAAHGAREAYRHANEPVLVDDAGLFVDGFDGFPGPYSSYVEDTLGVEAVSRLVASELEDPRRASFDCVLAYCDGAGFEASPDPVDRDDRTAAAARGAEQGDEETEALPVKLFTGTVRGRIVAPRGEGGFGYDPIFEHEGTTFAEMDAEAKNAISHRGRALAKFGEWFAERTQ; from the coding sequence ATGCTTCGCTACGTCACGACGAACCCGGGAAAGGTGCGAGAGGCCCTGCAGTACCTCGACGACGGCGTCGAGCAGTTGGACTACGACTACACGGAGGTGCAGGCGTCCGAACTCGGCCCCATCGCGGCGCACGGGGCGCGCGAGGCGTACCGCCACGCGAACGAACCCGTCCTCGTGGACGACGCCGGCCTGTTCGTCGACGGTTTCGACGGCTTCCCCGGCCCGTACTCGTCGTACGTCGAGGACACTCTCGGCGTCGAGGCGGTGTCCCGACTGGTCGCGAGCGAACTGGAGGACCCCCGCCGGGCGTCGTTCGACTGCGTCCTCGCGTACTGCGACGGCGCGGGGTTCGAGGCGTCGCCGGACCCCGTGGACCGCGACGACCGGACGGCCGCGGCCGCCCGCGGTGCCGAACAGGGTGACGAGGAGACGGAGGCCCTGCCGGTGAAACTGTTCACGGGCACCGTCCGCGGGCGCATCGTCGCCCCGCGCGGCGAGGGCGGGTTCGGCTACGACCCCATCTTCGAACACGAGGGGACGACGTTCGCGGAGATGGACGCGGAGGCCAAGAACGCGATTTCGCACCGCGGGCGGGCGTTGGCGAAGTTCGGGGAGTGGTTCGCCGAGCGAACGCAGTGA